A region from the Lentimonas sp. CC4 genome encodes:
- the argB gene encoding acetylglutamate kinase yields the protein MINTDHLDVTTKAAVLLEALPYIQRFRDSIFVVKYGGAFMDDADPKVRTRVATDIAFLAAVGIKVVVVHGGGKAITRALAESNVETRFEHGLRVTDKDSVQIVEHTLNKVVNLDICEILQKKSARPLGIDGNDVLVCDKKDVVVDGEHVDVGFVGETHTVKTKIIKKALNDGYIPVISPIACDEDGQVYNTNADAAAGRVAAALRARRLVYLCDVPGLMRDMSDPESLISSLKADEVAGLVKDGTISKGMIPKTDSAVKSLRSGVHRVHFVDGENPHSLLLEIFTDKGVGTEIVNG from the coding sequence ATGATAAACACCGACCACCTCGACGTCACCACTAAGGCAGCCGTGCTCCTCGAAGCACTTCCCTACATTCAGCGGTTTCGTGATTCCATCTTCGTCGTCAAATACGGCGGTGCATTCATGGACGATGCCGACCCGAAAGTGCGCACACGCGTCGCCACCGACATCGCATTCCTAGCAGCTGTCGGCATCAAAGTCGTCGTGGTGCACGGAGGTGGCAAGGCCATCACTCGTGCCCTCGCTGAGTCTAATGTTGAGACTCGGTTTGAGCATGGTCTACGTGTCACCGACAAAGACTCGGTTCAGATCGTCGAACATACACTCAACAAAGTCGTCAATCTCGACATTTGCGAAATCTTGCAAAAGAAGAGTGCTCGCCCTCTCGGCATCGATGGCAATGACGTGCTCGTTTGCGACAAGAAAGACGTCGTGGTCGATGGCGAACACGTCGACGTCGGCTTTGTTGGCGAAACGCACACTGTCAAAACCAAGATCATCAAGAAAGCACTGAACGACGGATACATCCCAGTGATCTCACCGATCGCTTGTGACGAAGACGGGCAAGTGTATAACACCAATGCCGACGCAGCCGCTGGCCGTGTCGCCGCCGCTCTACGCGCACGCCGCCTCGTTTATCTCTGCGACGTGCCTGGCCTGATGCGCGACATGAGCGACCCCGAGTCACTCATCTCATCGCTCAAAGCCGACGAAGTCGCAGGCCTCGTCAAGGATGGCACTATCAGCAAGGGCATGATCCCGAAGACCGACAGCGCAGTCAAATCCCTCCGCAGTGGCGTGCACCGCGTGCACTTCGTCGACGGCGAAAACCCACACAGCCTCCTACTCGAGATCTTCACCGACAAAGGTGTCGGCACCGAGATCGTAAACGGCTAA
- a CDS encoding acetylornithine transaminase: MHHPTLMKNYGPPAFNAVRGEGVYLYDESGTRFLDFGSGIAVTSVGHSHPKWVKAVQDQAATLTHCSNLYGIPGQQKLADRIIEKAGPGRTLFCNSGAEANEALIKLARLHGRNLSGGEEDKRYTVVAAEHAFHGRTFGGMGATPQEKIQGGFRPMLDGFKFGQLNNIESFDKLVDDTVAAVFIESIQGEGGIFPAEDSFLQELRALCTERGALLMLDEVQCGIGRSGHFFAFEKSGVKPDAIGMAKGLGGGFPIGAIWVSEPYAELFQPGSHGTTFGGSPLACAAANATLDIIEEDNLLDEVATNSSIWHEGLQDLIKKHPQHIAGMRGAGYMVGLPLHADALAVTAAARAKGMLIVPAGHNTIRLLPALTATLKELAESVRILDEVFAELDS, encoded by the coding sequence ATGCATCACCCAACTCTCATGAAAAACTACGGCCCGCCCGCGTTCAACGCAGTGCGGGGCGAAGGCGTATATCTCTACGACGAGAGCGGCACACGCTTCTTGGATTTCGGTAGCGGCATCGCCGTCACATCTGTCGGCCACTCACACCCGAAATGGGTCAAAGCCGTGCAAGACCAAGCCGCCACCCTCACCCATTGCAGCAATCTTTACGGCATCCCTGGCCAGCAAAAGCTCGCTGACCGGATCATCGAAAAGGCTGGCCCAGGCCGGACACTGTTCTGCAACAGTGGTGCGGAGGCCAACGAAGCGCTTATCAAACTCGCACGGCTCCACGGCCGGAATCTCTCTGGCGGCGAAGAAGACAAGCGGTATACCGTCGTTGCAGCCGAACACGCCTTCCACGGTCGGACCTTCGGCGGCATGGGCGCCACACCGCAGGAAAAAATCCAAGGTGGCTTCCGGCCAATGCTGGACGGTTTTAAATTTGGCCAGCTCAACAACATTGAAAGCTTCGACAAACTCGTCGACGACACCGTCGCCGCTGTATTCATAGAATCCATACAAGGCGAAGGCGGCATCTTCCCTGCCGAAGACAGCTTCCTTCAAGAACTACGGGCACTCTGCACCGAGCGGGGCGCACTGCTCATGCTCGACGAAGTGCAATGCGGCATCGGCCGGAGCGGACACTTCTTTGCCTTTGAAAAGAGCGGCGTAAAGCCAGATGCAATCGGTATGGCCAAAGGCCTCGGCGGTGGCTTCCCAATCGGCGCGATCTGGGTATCCGAGCCCTATGCAGAACTGTTTCAACCCGGCTCACACGGCACCACGTTTGGCGGTTCGCCACTCGCTTGCGCCGCAGCCAATGCCACACTCGACATCATCGAAGAAGACAACCTCCTCGATGAGGTCGCCACGAACAGCTCGATCTGGCACGAAGGCCTCCAAGATTTAATCAAAAAGCACCCACAACACATCGCTGGCATGCGGGGTGCTGGATACATGGTCGGTCTCCCGCTTCACGCCGATGCACTTGCCGTCACTGCAGCCGCTCGCGCCAAAGGCATGCTGATCGTCCCCGCAGGTCACAATACCATCCGCCTCTTACCAGCACTTACAGCCACCCTCAAAGAACTCGCCGAAAGCGTCCGCATTCTCGACGAAGTCTTTGCTGAGCTGGATTCTTAA
- the argF gene encoding ornithine carbamoyltransferase, whose translation MHHFLKVTDFTLEQAQEVFSLAKSLKDDRFNTPASLNKQSWGLLFYKSSTRTRVSFEVGVNELGGFPIVLNSQNTQIGRGETVEDTSKVLSRYLHGLVIRAYEHEVVTEFAKHATMPIINGLTDFNHPCQLYTDIFTLLERYSPDAVDINTLKGKKVAFLGDSACNMANSWILTAAMFGMEIVVSGPEGYEPKQAVIDALKADGLPVNYTYTSDAKEAVKDADAIYTDVWVSMGDEAEAEQRLKEMAPYQVNAELLALAKPDAYFMHCLPAHAGEEVSQDVLDSPQSIIFDEAENRLHAQKAIMAKLVELNG comes from the coding sequence ATGCACCATTTTCTAAAAGTCACCGACTTCACACTCGAACAAGCACAAGAAGTCTTCTCCCTCGCAAAGTCCCTCAAAGACGACCGGTTCAACACGCCCGCCTCGCTCAACAAGCAATCGTGGGGACTACTCTTCTACAAGAGCAGCACTCGGACACGCGTCTCCTTTGAGGTCGGCGTTAACGAGCTAGGCGGCTTCCCGATCGTGCTCAATTCACAGAATACACAGATCGGTCGCGGCGAAACAGTCGAAGACACTTCCAAAGTGTTGTCACGCTACCTCCACGGTCTCGTAATCCGTGCCTACGAGCACGAAGTCGTTACCGAGTTCGCTAAGCATGCCACCATGCCGATCATCAACGGCCTGACCGACTTCAACCACCCCTGCCAGCTTTACACTGATATCTTCACCCTGCTTGAGCGCTACTCGCCCGACGCAGTCGATATCAACACGCTCAAAGGCAAGAAAGTCGCCTTCCTCGGAGACAGCGCCTGCAACATGGCGAACTCTTGGATTCTCACCGCCGCCATGTTCGGCATGGAGATCGTCGTCTCTGGCCCCGAAGGGTATGAGCCGAAGCAAGCCGTAATCGATGCGCTCAAAGCCGATGGCCTGCCAGTGAACTACACTTACACTTCCGATGCGAAGGAAGCGGTCAAAGACGCCGACGCGATTTACACCGATGTATGGGTATCGATGGGTGATGAAGCCGAAGCCGAGCAGCGCCTCAAGGAAATGGCACCGTATCAAGTCAACGCCGAGCTCCTAGCACTTGCTAAGCCCGACGCCTACTTCATGCACTGCCTGCCAGCACACGCCGGCGAAGAAGTCAGCCAAGACGTGCTCGACAGCCCGCAAAGCATCATCTTCGACGAAGCTGAAAACCGTCTCCACGCTCAGAAAGCGATCATGGCCAAGCTGGTTGAACTGAACGGCTAA